One genomic window of Micromonospora sp. WMMD1128 includes the following:
- a CDS encoding hydroxymethylglutaryl-CoA lyase: MTQLPDAVSIREVGPRDGLQNEEPIGTDAKVRLLDALSRTGVRRIEAVSFVHPKAIPQMADADEVWQRAERVDGVRYSALVPNTRGARRALDAGFTEIEVVVSASDTHNRRNVNRSTEESLDDIAELIDLLHGAGATAEVIVATSFGCPYEGDVAPERVAGIVDRVVRDGADRVAFGDTTGMGTPRRVRELVTAVRDRNAHVPVLLHFHNTRGTALANMLTAMELGITEFDASVGGLGGCPYAPGASGNLATEEAVHMLHDMGVDTGIDLDALIEAAELAERLVGKKLPSGVLRAGPRTRLTPRPC; the protein is encoded by the coding sequence ATGACGCAACTGCCGGACGCCGTCTCCATCCGTGAGGTCGGGCCCCGGGACGGGCTCCAGAACGAGGAGCCCATCGGAACCGACGCCAAGGTGCGGCTGCTCGACGCGCTGTCCCGGACCGGGGTACGGCGGATCGAGGCCGTCTCCTTCGTCCACCCGAAGGCGATCCCGCAGATGGCCGACGCGGACGAGGTGTGGCAGCGGGCGGAGCGGGTCGACGGGGTGCGCTACTCGGCGTTGGTGCCGAACACCCGGGGCGCGCGGCGGGCGCTCGACGCCGGCTTCACCGAGATCGAGGTGGTGGTGTCGGCGAGCGACACGCACAACCGGCGCAACGTCAACCGGTCGACCGAGGAGTCGCTCGACGACATCGCCGAGCTGATCGACCTGCTGCACGGCGCGGGCGCGACCGCCGAGGTGATCGTGGCGACCAGCTTCGGCTGCCCGTACGAGGGGGACGTGGCCCCGGAGCGGGTGGCCGGCATCGTGGACCGGGTGGTCCGGGACGGCGCGGACCGGGTGGCCTTCGGCGACACCACGGGCATGGGTACGCCCCGCCGGGTCCGCGAGCTGGTGACCGCGGTACGCGACCGCAACGCGCACGTCCCGGTGCTGCTGCACTTCCACAACACCCGGGGTACCGCCCTGGCCAACATGCTCACCGCGATGGAGCTGGGGATCACCGAGTTCGACGCAAGCGTCGGTGGACTGGGTGGCTGCCCCTACGCGCCGGGGGCCAGCGGCAACCTGGCCACCGAGGAGGCGGTGCACATGCTGCACGACATGGGCGTGGACACCGGCATCGACCTGGACGCGCTGATCGAGGCGGCGGAGTTGGCCGAGCGCCTGGTCGGCAAGAAGCTCCCGTCCGGCGTCCTCCGCGCCGGCCCCCGCACCCGCCTGACCCCCCGCCCCTGCTGA
- a CDS encoding ribbon-helix-helix domain-containing protein, whose product MTEPDFDRMTKDEVVAWFRTTDSLAPVIRSMTEAPASPTAPGAAPMMLVSIRLPVPLVDQLDRLADQTEARRSDIIRDALTRYITARTAPVSQDEAEHALDVLRRIVTIRTTEGRAEAA is encoded by the coding sequence GTGACCGAGCCGGACTTCGACCGGATGACCAAAGATGAGGTCGTCGCATGGTTCCGGACCACCGACAGCCTGGCACCGGTCATCAGGTCAATGACCGAAGCACCAGCATCCCCAACCGCACCCGGGGCAGCACCCATGATGCTGGTCAGCATCCGGCTACCCGTTCCGCTCGTGGACCAACTCGACCGCCTCGCCGACCAGACCGAAGCCCGCCGCTCCGACATCATCCGCGACGCCCTGACCAGATACATCACCGCCCGCACCGCACCCGTCAGTCAGGACGAAGCCGAACACGCCCTCGACGTTCTCCGTCGCATCGTCACCATCCGCACCACCGAGGGCCGAGCGGAGGCGGCATAG
- a CDS encoding biotin carboxylase N-terminal domain-containing protein, which translates to MFDALLVANRGEIARRVIRTARRLGVRAIAVHSEADADLPFVTEADEAVCVGPANPAQSYRNVEAILAAARSTGAQAIHPGYGFLSENADFARTVEESGLIWVGPGADAISAMGDKINARNLMAAAGVPVAPGTTEPAADLDAAVTAAAEIGYPVMVKAAAGGGGMGMGVATDETALRTEYDKVRAFAERMFGDGSVLIERYFPRVRHVEVQILGLADGRVVALGERECSVQRRNQKLVEESPSPAVSPELRSRFLAAAVRAGEAVGYRNAGTVECLLDPATQEFFFLEMNTRLQVEHPVTEYVYGVDLVEEQLRVAAGLAPTFDPDALTPRGHAIELRINAEDPKRFLPGPGAIRTWVEPSGEGVRVDSGYVEGNTVTPFYDSLLAKLIVSGATREEAIERARAAVARFEIAGPKCNLPFFAELLENPEFRSGDYDTGIVGRMR; encoded by the coding sequence ATGTTTGATGCGCTGCTCGTGGCCAACCGTGGGGAGATCGCCCGACGGGTGATCCGCACCGCTCGGCGGTTAGGGGTGCGGGCGATCGCGGTGCACTCGGAGGCCGACGCCGACCTGCCGTTCGTGACCGAGGCCGACGAGGCGGTCTGCGTCGGCCCAGCCAACCCGGCGCAGAGCTACCGCAACGTCGAGGCGATCCTCGCCGCCGCCCGGAGCACCGGCGCGCAGGCGATCCACCCCGGGTACGGCTTCCTGTCGGAGAACGCCGACTTCGCCCGTACCGTCGAGGAGTCCGGCCTGATCTGGGTCGGACCCGGCGCGGACGCGATAAGCGCGATGGGCGACAAGATCAACGCCAGGAACCTGATGGCGGCGGCCGGCGTCCCGGTCGCACCCGGCACCACCGAGCCGGCGGCCGACCTGGACGCGGCCGTCACCGCCGCCGCGGAGATCGGCTACCCGGTGATGGTCAAGGCCGCGGCGGGCGGCGGCGGCATGGGGATGGGCGTGGCCACCGACGAGACCGCGCTGCGCACCGAGTACGACAAGGTCCGCGCGTTCGCGGAGCGGATGTTCGGCGACGGCTCGGTGCTGATCGAGCGTTACTTCCCCCGGGTACGCCACGTCGAGGTGCAGATCCTCGGCCTGGCCGACGGCCGGGTGGTGGCGCTCGGCGAGCGGGAGTGCTCGGTGCAGCGGCGCAACCAGAAGCTGGTCGAGGAGTCCCCGTCTCCGGCGGTCTCCCCGGAGTTGCGATCCCGCTTCCTGGCGGCGGCGGTCCGGGCCGGCGAGGCGGTGGGCTACCGCAACGCGGGCACCGTCGAGTGTCTCCTCGATCCGGCCACGCAGGAGTTCTTCTTCCTGGAGATGAACACCCGGCTCCAGGTCGAGCACCCGGTCACCGAGTACGTCTACGGCGTCGACCTGGTCGAGGAGCAGTTGCGGGTGGCCGCCGGCCTGGCGCCCACCTTCGACCCGGACGCGCTCACCCCGCGCGGGCACGCCATCGAGCTGCGGATCAACGCCGAGGACCCGAAGCGGTTCCTGCCCGGCCCGGGCGCGATCCGGACCTGGGTGGAACCGTCCGGCGAGGGCGTCCGGGTGGATTCCGGCTACGTCGAGGGCAACACGGTCACGCCGTTCTACGACAGCCTGCTGGCCAAGCTGATCGTCAGCGGCGCCACCCGGGAGGAGGCGATCGAACGGGCGCGGGCGGCGGTCGCCCGGTTCGAGATCGCCGGCCCGAAGTGCAACCTGCCGTTCTTCGCCGAGCTGCTGGAGAATCCGGAGTTCCGCTCCGGCGACTACGACACCGGCATCGTCGGCCGGATGCGCTGA